Proteins encoded within one genomic window of Bacteroidales bacterium:
- a CDS encoding methyltransferase domain-containing protein: MDEYKLFARIYDPVLYGVLHKIRKKVVELAQSYNPSTIIDICCGTGNQLKYLKKSGFHNVTGIDISQSMLQQVEKGGEPIKCDKQDATELAFRDNHFDMGIISFALHEKPADIARKIVDEARRVIQPGGYLIVVDYTFENDAKPYVKFAVRIVERLAGKEHHRHFKNYIQNGGMDEFLKGFRPIKEYRFHGGATGVRVYQENQYGNYA, from the coding sequence ATGGACGAATACAAATTGTTTGCCCGCATTTATGATCCCGTTCTCTACGGTGTGCTTCACAAAATAAGGAAGAAAGTGGTGGAGCTCGCTCAATCCTATAACCCTTCCACCATTATAGATATTTGCTGTGGTACGGGCAATCAGCTAAAATATTTAAAAAAAAGTGGTTTTCATAACGTAACGGGTATTGACATATCCCAATCCATGCTTCAACAGGTGGAAAAGGGTGGCGAACCGATCAAATGCGATAAACAGGACGCCACTGAACTGGCGTTTCGTGACAATCATTTCGATATGGGCATCATAAGTTTTGCTTTGCATGAAAAGCCCGCGGATATAGCCCGGAAAATTGTTGATGAAGCCCGCCGGGTCATTCAGCCCGGCGGATATCTTATCGTTGTGGATTATACTTTTGAAAATGATGCCAAACCCTATGTAAAATTTGCCGTTCGCATTGTAGAAAGACTTGCCGGTAAGGAGCATCACCGCCATTTTAAAAACTACATCCAAAACGGTGGAATGGATGAGTTCTTAAAAGGCTTCCGTCCGATAAAAGAATACCGGTTCCACGGAGGAGCTACAGGAGTGCGTGTTTATCAGGAAAATCAATATGGTAATTATGCCTGA